One segment of Leptospira fletcheri DNA contains the following:
- a CDS encoding LIC11625 family surface-exposed protein, giving the protein MKRILVATLALSLATPLLAGKVTGLVEEFNKVEEFNKNRKVSEATKKATLEKNLLSALKYSLHRKYLDYKEYTKGLTADSIQYEQQKGTYSVYVKYKTYIIFYSYLMDPELYLQTPSNEVFYIKPDNLDEESHKEDKQQPQTQGK; this is encoded by the coding sequence ATGAAACGGATTTTAGTAGCAACTCTGGCCTTGAGTCTGGCGACTCCGCTCCTTGCGGGAAAAGTCACCGGTCTTGTAGAAGAATTCAATAAGGTAGAAGAATTCAACAAAAACAGGAAGGTATCCGAAGCCACGAAAAAGGCAACCCTGGAAAAGAACCTCCTCTCCGCATTAAAATACAGTCTCCATAGAAAATATCTGGATTATAAGGAATATACGAAGGGGCTTACCGCCGATTCCATCCAATACGAACAGCAAAAAGGGACCTATTCGGTATACGTCAAATACAAGACGTACATCATATTTTATAGTTATTTAATGGATCCGGAATTGTATCTTCAAACCCCCTCGAACGAAGTCTTCTATATCAAACCGGACAATCTGGACGAAGAATCCCATAAGGAAGATAAACAACAACCCCAGACCCAAGGAAAATAA
- a CDS encoding ATP-dependent helicase: MDLDGLNEPQRSAVEKLDGPVLILAGAGSGKTRVITHRIANLILNRRTDSICALTFTNKAAAEMLERVRALVPNLSPNVQVKTFHSLCLFILRREAATLGIDSGFTVYDTTLQESLLKQVVKDLHEDPKQYKPSTLVGIFSSMKDSMTDADEYVRKEDFSHRSQVIVKIYSEYESRKRKNQAFDFGDLILRVVRLFEENPTVLTKYQERWRFVMVDEYQDTNKVQYRLVRLLAGERGNLCVVGDDDQSIYSWRGADITNILNFEKDFPDAFVVKLEENYRSTSRIIRAASKVIAHNPDRKEKELFTNNSEGEPIRLSEFENETEEAYDAVRKIRAESARGAEYKEFAIFYRTNAQSRYFEEGLRSAGIPYKIFGGFRFFDRAEIKDMVAYLSVIANPMDSISLLRIVNNPPRGIGEASLEKMREFSLDRGISFLEALGHHDLPLKKAAFTKAKELYHLFSDLIEMKEKGEPPSKIALEVLARSGWAEHMERNSQDEESVSRLENVREFVNSIVEYEEREDSPSLEEYLNQISLLTSEEDSAQLTDYVHLMTVHNAKGLEFPVVFLTGLEEGIFPHTMSLEEPKGEQEERRLFYVALTRAGKKLNLSYCRYSRKFGRVEPMIPSRFLSEIPSECFGVGSTVSQKGVRKPEGPPRASAGTVSDFSFSEFEPAAEPLGEEAEIREGDRIRHSQFGPGTVLGVSGHGKNRKVKIRFGSLEKNFFLAYTPLEKI, encoded by the coding sequence AGTCATCACGCACCGGATCGCGAATCTAATTCTGAATCGCCGGACGGATTCCATTTGCGCCCTCACGTTTACGAATAAGGCCGCCGCCGAAATGTTGGAAAGGGTCCGTGCTCTGGTGCCGAACCTTTCTCCGAACGTGCAGGTCAAGACGTTCCATTCTCTTTGTTTGTTCATACTTCGTAGAGAGGCGGCGACCCTAGGAATCGACTCCGGATTTACCGTTTACGATACTACGTTACAGGAATCCTTATTGAAGCAGGTAGTCAAAGACCTACACGAGGATCCGAAACAATACAAACCTTCCACTCTTGTCGGAATTTTTTCCTCGATGAAGGATTCCATGACGGATGCAGACGAATACGTACGCAAAGAGGATTTTTCACATCGCTCTCAAGTGATTGTGAAAATCTATTCTGAGTACGAATCTAGGAAAAGAAAAAACCAAGCCTTCGATTTCGGAGATCTGATCCTACGAGTGGTCCGACTTTTCGAGGAGAATCCGACGGTTCTAACCAAATACCAGGAGCGTTGGAGATTCGTAATGGTGGACGAATACCAGGATACGAATAAGGTTCAGTATCGTCTGGTTCGTCTTCTCGCCGGAGAAAGAGGAAATCTTTGTGTGGTCGGGGACGACGATCAGTCCATTTATTCCTGGAGAGGGGCCGACATTACGAATATCTTGAACTTCGAAAAGGATTTTCCCGACGCATTCGTGGTAAAGTTGGAGGAAAATTACAGGTCGACGAGTAGAATCATCCGCGCTGCTTCGAAGGTGATCGCACATAATCCGGATAGAAAGGAAAAGGAATTATTCACGAATAATTCCGAAGGAGAACCGATCCGTCTTTCCGAATTCGAAAACGAAACCGAGGAGGCCTACGACGCGGTAAGGAAAATTCGGGCGGAGTCCGCAAGAGGAGCGGAATATAAGGAATTTGCGATATTTTATAGGACGAACGCTCAATCCAGGTATTTCGAGGAAGGCTTAAGGTCTGCGGGAATTCCGTACAAAATATTCGGAGGTTTCCGGTTTTTCGATAGGGCGGAAATCAAGGATATGGTGGCTTACTTAAGCGTGATCGCCAATCCTATGGACTCGATTTCCCTTTTACGGATCGTTAACAACCCTCCCCGAGGGATAGGTGAGGCGAGTCTGGAAAAGATGCGCGAGTTTTCCCTGGATCGCGGAATTTCTTTTTTGGAAGCCCTGGGGCACCACGACTTGCCGTTGAAAAAAGCGGCTTTTACCAAGGCAAAAGAGTTATATCACCTTTTTTCGGACCTGATCGAAATGAAGGAAAAGGGAGAGCCGCCTTCCAAAATCGCCTTGGAGGTGCTCGCACGATCCGGCTGGGCGGAACACATGGAAAGGAATTCTCAGGACGAGGAGTCCGTTTCCAGATTGGAAAACGTAAGAGAATTCGTGAATTCCATCGTGGAATACGAGGAGAGGGAGGATTCTCCCAGCTTGGAAGAATATTTGAATCAAATCAGCCTGCTTACTTCCGAGGAGGATTCGGCGCAGCTTACGGATTATGTGCATCTGATGACCGTTCATAACGCCAAAGGTTTGGAGTTTCCGGTCGTTTTTTTAACGGGTCTGGAAGAAGGGATTTTTCCGCACACCATGAGCTTGGAGGAACCCAAAGGAGAGCAGGAGGAAAGACGGCTTTTCTATGTGGCTTTGACTCGGGCCGGAAAAAAGCTGAACCTAAGTTATTGTAGATATTCCCGTAAATTCGGCCGCGTGGAACCCATGATTCCTTCTCGGTTCCTGTCCGAAATTCCGTCGGAATGTTTCGGGGTCGGATCGACGGTTTCCCAAAAAGGGGTTCGAAAGCCGGAAGGACCTCCTAGGGCCTCCGCGGGAACGGTTTCGGACTTCTCTTTTTCCGAGTTCGAACCTGCTGCGGAACCTCTCGGGGAGGAAGCGGAAATCCGGGAAGGAGATAGGATCCGCCATTCTCAGTTCGGCCCGGGGACGGTCTTGGGGGTTTCCGGGCATGGCAAGAATCGGAAAGTCAAAATCCGTTTCGGTTCTTTGGAAAAGAACTTTTTCCTTGCCTATACCCCCTTAGAGAAAATATAA